In Gemmata obscuriglobus, a single genomic region encodes these proteins:
- the arsB gene encoding ACR3 family arsenite efflux transporter has product MTTAETPPLPAPIAAGPKRLGAFERYLTVWVVLCMAVGVLLGRILPAVTDGLRGLEFGSGSQINAPIAVLIWLMIVPMMMKIDFSSLAGVARRPKGLAVTLFVNWAVKPFSMFALGWLFFQVLFLPLIGEELAKQYTAGVIILAAAPCTAMVFVWSYLTDGDPAYTLVQVAVNDLVMLVLFAPVIGLLVGVSGLAVPFQVLLTAVAVFIVVPLAAGAVARVALVRARGKEWFEGTLLPRFQPLAVTALLGTLVLIFAFQANNILAHPLHVALIAVPILIQVYGNASLAYGLMWLFKVPHNIAAPGALIGASNFFELAVATAIALYGPGSGAALATVVGVLVEVPVMLSVCAACNRTRGWFASAEPHRH; this is encoded by the coding sequence ATGACGACTGCGGAAACGCCCCCCCTGCCGGCGCCTATCGCGGCCGGCCCGAAGCGGCTCGGCGCGTTCGAACGCTATCTGACCGTTTGGGTCGTGCTGTGCATGGCCGTCGGCGTGCTGCTGGGGCGCATCCTGCCGGCCGTGACCGACGGGCTGCGCGGATTAGAGTTCGGGTCCGGCAGCCAGATCAACGCGCCGATCGCGGTGCTGATCTGGCTGATGATCGTGCCCATGATGATGAAGATCGACTTTTCGTCTCTCGCCGGCGTCGCCCGCCGGCCGAAGGGGCTGGCCGTCACACTGTTCGTGAACTGGGCGGTGAAGCCGTTCAGCATGTTCGCGCTGGGGTGGCTGTTTTTCCAGGTGCTGTTCCTGCCGCTCATCGGCGAAGAGTTGGCGAAGCAGTACACCGCCGGTGTCATCATCTTGGCCGCCGCCCCTTGTACGGCGATGGTGTTCGTGTGGAGTTACCTGACCGACGGTGACCCGGCATACACGCTCGTGCAAGTGGCGGTGAACGACCTCGTCATGCTGGTGCTGTTCGCTCCCGTTATCGGGCTGCTGGTCGGCGTGTCCGGGTTGGCCGTGCCGTTTCAGGTGCTGCTGACCGCCGTGGCGGTGTTCATCGTGGTGCCACTCGCCGCCGGCGCGGTCGCTCGCGTCGCGCTCGTTCGGGCACGCGGTAAGGAGTGGTTCGAGGGTACACTGCTGCCCCGGTTTCAGCCGCTCGCGGTGACGGCCCTGCTCGGCACGCTGGTGCTCATCTTTGCGTTTCAGGCGAATAACATTCTCGCGCACCCGCTCCACGTCGCGTTGATCGCCGTTCCGATCCTGATTCAGGTGTACGGTAACGCGTCGCTCGCCTACGGGCTGATGTGGTTGTTCAAGGTGCCGCATAACATCGCCGCGCCTGGTGCGCTGATCGGGGCGAGTAACTTCTTCGAGCTGGCTGTCGCGACCGCCATCGCGTTGTACGGCCCGGGCTCGGGGGCGGCGCTGGCGACCGTGGTCGGGGTGCTGGTCGAGGTGCCGGTGATGCTGTCGGTGTGCGCCGCGTGCAACCGAACACGCGGCTGGTTCGCCTCAGCGGAACCGCACCGGCACTGA
- a CDS encoding arsenate reductase ArsC yields the protein MAGQKRVLFVCVENSNRSQMAEAFARLHGGAGVEASSAGSRPSGRVNPRAVEFMKEVGYDLTTHTSKSLADFNGQNIDVAVTMGCGDECPHVRAGRREEWQIPDPKEMPPERYREVRDLIERKVKDLLASL from the coding sequence ATGGCGGGGCAGAAGCGTGTGCTGTTCGTGTGTGTGGAGAACTCCAACCGCAGCCAGATGGCCGAGGCGTTTGCCCGCCTCCACGGCGGGGCCGGCGTGGAGGCGAGCAGCGCCGGCTCGCGGCCGTCGGGTCGGGTGAACCCCCGCGCGGTCGAGTTCATGAAGGAGGTCGGGTACGACCTCACGACCCACACCTCGAAGTCGCTCGCCGACTTCAACGGCCAGAACATCGACGTGGCCGTCACGATGGGCTGCGGCGACGAGTGCCCGCACGTCCGCGCCGGGCGGCGTGAGGAGTGGCAGATTCCCGACCCCAAGGAGATGCCGCCCGAGCGGTACCGCGAGGTTCGCGACCTCATCGAGCGCAAGGTGAAGGACCTACTCGCCTCGCTCTGA
- a CDS encoding ArsR/SmtB family transcription factor: protein MQQKHQTKTEVTENCCPPRSGLKSRPLLSFVQGVKVAGLFKLLGNDTRVRLLHHIVRSGEANVTDLAKALGMKPQAVSNQLVRLSDTGMIAARRDGNNVFYRVVNGCVAPLLDLALCLMEEGGDSAASAACRVED, encoded by the coding sequence TTGCAACAAAAACACCAGACCAAAACCGAGGTCACGGAGAATTGTTGTCCGCCACGTTCTGGCTTGAAGAGCCGGCCCCTTCTTTCATTCGTTCAGGGCGTGAAAGTGGCGGGGCTGTTCAAATTGCTTGGCAACGACACGCGCGTCCGTTTGCTTCATCACATCGTCCGCAGCGGCGAGGCCAACGTGACCGATCTGGCCAAAGCTCTCGGGATGAAGCCGCAGGCGGTCTCAAATCAACTCGTCAGGCTCTCCGACACAGGCATGATTGCCGCCCGTCGGGACGGTAACAACGTGTTCTACCGCGTGGTCAACGGGTGCGTCGCCCCTCTTTTGGATCTCGCCCTTTGCCTGATGGAAGAGGGTGGCGATTCGGCCGCTTCGGCGGCGTGTCGTGTCGAAGATTGA
- a CDS encoding alpha/beta hydrolase yields the protein MLSRSLLAALAALALVPTARGQDGPVRTEDVIYGRKYGLAMTMDVFAPKDKANGRGVIWCVSGGWFSSKETVPAAGVRVFTDRGYTVFAVIHGSQPKFTIPEVLDDMHRAVRFIKANAKKYNVDPDKLGIAGASAGGHLSLMQGCVPKEGNPKAQDFVERQSSKVAAVACFFPPTDFLNYGKEGNVALGEGTLKNFRPPFDFWERDEETNKLVVIADRERRKAIAKQVSPVYHVTKNSAPALIVHGDADTLVPIQQAELIIAKLNENKVPCVLDVRKGAGHGGPAFANDLKGFTDWFDKHLLSK from the coding sequence ATGCTCTCCCGCTCCCTTCTCGCCGCGCTCGCGGCTCTCGCCCTTGTACCCACTGCGCGCGGCCAGGACGGCCCCGTTCGCACGGAGGACGTGATCTACGGGCGCAAATACGGCCTCGCGATGACGATGGACGTGTTCGCGCCGAAGGATAAGGCGAACGGACGGGGCGTCATCTGGTGCGTGAGCGGGGGGTGGTTCTCGAGCAAGGAAACGGTGCCGGCCGCCGGCGTCCGCGTGTTCACCGACCGCGGGTACACGGTGTTCGCGGTGATCCACGGCAGCCAGCCGAAGTTCACGATCCCGGAAGTGCTCGACGACATGCACCGGGCGGTGCGGTTCATTAAGGCGAACGCGAAGAAGTACAACGTGGACCCGGACAAGTTGGGGATCGCGGGCGCGTCCGCCGGCGGGCACCTGTCGCTGATGCAGGGGTGCGTGCCCAAGGAGGGGAACCCGAAGGCACAGGATTTCGTCGAGCGGCAGTCGTCGAAGGTGGCGGCGGTCGCGTGCTTCTTCCCGCCCACCGACTTCCTCAACTACGGCAAAGAAGGAAACGTCGCACTCGGCGAGGGGACACTCAAGAACTTTCGCCCGCCGTTCGACTTTTGGGAGCGCGATGAGGAGACGAACAAGCTCGTTGTGATCGCCGATCGGGAGCGGCGCAAGGCGATCGCGAAGCAGGTCTCGCCGGTGTACCACGTGACCAAGAACTCGGCCCCGGCGCTGATCGTCCACGGCGACGCGGACACCCTCGTGCCGATCCAGCAGGCCGAACTCATCATCGCCAAGCTGAACGAGAACAAGGTGCCGTGCGTGCTGGACGTGCGGAAGGGCGCCGGACACGGCGGCCCGGCGTTCGCCAACGACCTGAAGGGGTTCACTGACTGGTTCGACAAACACCTGTTGAGCAAATAG
- a CDS encoding DUF5684 domain-containing protein has product MDDLTWYLLVWGAVTVPGVLIGWLRVFPKAGQPGWAALVPFYNIYVLIVGVAKLSLLWYVLIFVPVVQVIAAILVNLEVAKRFGKSETFGLGLTLLGFIFYPLLGFGSDRYQEAGATPLDRR; this is encoded by the coding sequence GTGGATGATCTGACGTGGTACTTGTTGGTCTGGGGGGCGGTAACCGTCCCGGGCGTACTGATCGGCTGGCTGAGAGTGTTCCCCAAAGCCGGGCAGCCGGGATGGGCCGCCTTGGTTCCGTTCTACAACATCTATGTCCTCATCGTTGGCGTCGCGAAGCTGAGCCTGCTCTGGTACGTGCTCATCTTCGTGCCCGTGGTCCAGGTGATCGCAGCCATTCTCGTGAACCTTGAGGTCGCGAAACGGTTCGGCAAGAGTGAGACGTTCGGGCTCGGGTTGACACTTCTTGGTTTCATTTTCTACCCGCTCCTTGGGTTCGGCTCGGACCGGTATCAGGAAGCCGGAGCAACCCCGCTCGACCGGCGGTAA
- a CDS encoding DUF1501 domain-containing protein, translating to MIDVVLNRQPHANCTGTSRRDFLRVGALAGLSLPSLLRAEARATSPAAGARAKSVVLVFLGGGLSHHDSFDPKPDAPDDVRGKYATIPTAVPGLRISERLPRMAQVMNRLALVRSGAHNNDHHETATNWVLSGRFGTPFGDYPAVGAVVAHETGFSGTLPPYVAVPRNPSFTWELGKSAFLGGRYESFKAGDPSQTNYKVQDLSSEADAKKAARRDTLLKAVDGLAQKVEGNDQIATYDEFHARAREMVLSTEARSAFAIEREPEKLRDRYGRSTAGQSMLLARRLVESGVRFVTVNYGGWDHHGKIFEGLDKKLPEFDQAVSALVEDMSARGTFENTLLVVMGEFGRTPKINKDAGRDHWGQAASLLFAGAGVKPGLVLGKTDRQGAYTTQRPVTPADVAYTILDTMGIDPRKQLTTPDGRPLEVLDQGETVKELFE from the coding sequence ATGATCGATGTCGTGCTGAACCGCCAACCGCACGCGAACTGTACGGGCACCTCCCGCCGCGACTTCCTGCGGGTCGGGGCGCTGGCCGGGTTGTCGCTCCCGTCGCTCCTCCGGGCGGAAGCGCGGGCGACGTCTCCGGCGGCCGGCGCGCGGGCGAAGTCGGTGGTACTGGTGTTCCTCGGCGGCGGACTTTCGCACCACGACAGCTTCGACCCGAAGCCGGACGCCCCCGACGACGTGCGCGGAAAGTACGCCACCATCCCGACCGCCGTTCCGGGGCTGCGGATCAGCGAACGGCTGCCCCGGATGGCGCAGGTCATGAACCGGCTCGCGCTGGTCCGCTCGGGCGCCCACAACAACGACCACCACGAGACCGCGACCAACTGGGTGCTGTCCGGACGGTTCGGCACGCCGTTCGGCGACTACCCCGCGGTCGGCGCGGTGGTGGCGCACGAGACGGGTTTCAGCGGGACGCTGCCCCCTTACGTGGCGGTGCCGCGGAACCCGTCGTTCACGTGGGAACTGGGCAAGAGCGCGTTCCTGGGCGGGCGGTACGAGTCGTTCAAGGCCGGCGACCCGAGCCAGACGAACTACAAAGTGCAGGACCTTTCCTCCGAAGCGGACGCCAAGAAAGCGGCACGCCGCGACACACTCTTGAAGGCCGTCGACGGGCTCGCGCAGAAGGTGGAGGGGAACGACCAGATCGCGACCTACGACGAGTTCCACGCCCGGGCGCGCGAGATGGTGCTGTCGACCGAGGCCCGCAGCGCGTTCGCGATCGAGCGCGAGCCCGAGAAGCTGCGCGACCGGTACGGCCGCAGCACCGCGGGCCAGTCGATGCTGCTGGCCCGGCGCCTGGTCGAGAGCGGGGTGCGGTTCGTGACCGTGAACTACGGCGGCTGGGACCATCACGGGAAAATCTTCGAGGGGTTGGACAAAAAGCTCCCCGAGTTCGATCAAGCCGTTTCGGCACTCGTCGAGGACATGAGCGCCCGCGGGACGTTCGAGAACACGCTGCTGGTCGTGATGGGCGAGTTCGGTCGAACGCCCAAGATCAACAAGGACGCGGGCCGCGACCACTGGGGGCAGGCGGCCTCGCTGCTGTTCGCCGGGGCCGGCGTGAAGCCGGGCCTGGTCCTCGGAAAGACCGACCGCCAGGGCGCCTACACGACCCAGCGACCGGTGACCCCGGCGGATGTCGCGTACACGATCCTGGACACGATGGGGATCGATCCGCGGAAGCAACTCACAACCCCGGACGGCCGGCCGCTTGAGGTGCTGGATCAAGGCGAGACCGTGAAGGAACTGTTCGAGTGA
- a CDS encoding NADH-quinone oxidoreductase subunit D, whose protein sequence is MPPEDQTVIEFDVRTDEMLVNMGPQHPSTHGVLRLVLRTDGEVITEVTPHLGYLHRCAEKIGENVTPIQFIPYTDRMDYLAAMNMNLGFSLAVEKLCGLKVPEKAQVIRVLIGELNRIASHLVGMGAYGLDLGTFSPFLYAFREREHILDLFEDVCGARLTYSYLTIGGAHDDLPPDFTARVRAFVSYFKPRIPEYHALLTDNHIFVKRTAAIGVLTKEMALDYGCTGPMLRASLDRTKGDPPWDLRKTEPYSGYEQYTFDVPLPPFDRAPPGAVVGDCWHRFYIRMLEVVEAIKIVEQAAARYDALHAEGEKTKAEFAVRKPTLSADDAKADDATLAELMRTRYAHRVEPPRHLSPGECYVETECPRGQMGFHIVGRPAKENVPLRVRARSSCFANLSVAGELCKRCLVADVPAIVGSIDVVMGEIDR, encoded by the coding sequence GTGCCACCCGAAGACCAGACCGTCATCGAGTTCGACGTCCGCACCGACGAGATGCTCGTCAACATGGGGCCGCAGCACCCGAGCACGCACGGGGTGCTGCGCCTGGTGCTCCGCACCGACGGGGAGGTGATCACGGAGGTGACGCCGCACCTCGGGTACCTGCACCGGTGCGCCGAGAAGATCGGCGAGAACGTGACGCCGATCCAGTTCATCCCGTACACGGACCGGATGGACTACCTCGCCGCGATGAACATGAACCTCGGGTTCTCGCTCGCGGTCGAGAAGCTGTGCGGGCTCAAGGTGCCCGAGAAGGCGCAGGTCATCCGCGTTTTGATCGGGGAGCTGAACCGGATCGCCTCGCACCTCGTCGGGATGGGGGCTTACGGCCTCGATCTGGGCACGTTCAGCCCGTTCCTGTACGCCTTCCGCGAGCGGGAGCACATCCTGGACCTTTTCGAGGACGTGTGCGGCGCCCGGCTCACCTACAGCTACCTGACGATTGGCGGCGCGCACGACGACCTGCCGCCGGACTTCACCGCCCGGGTGCGCGCCTTCGTCAGCTACTTCAAACCCCGCATCCCGGAGTACCACGCGCTTCTGACCGACAACCACATTTTCGTGAAGCGCACCGCTGCTATCGGCGTGCTCACAAAGGAGATGGCTCTCGATTACGGCTGCACCGGGCCGATGCTCCGCGCGTCGCTCGACCGCACGAAGGGCGACCCGCCGTGGGACCTGCGCAAAACCGAGCCGTACTCCGGTTACGAGCAGTACACCTTTGACGTGCCGCTGCCGCCGTTCGACCGCGCGCCGCCGGGTGCGGTCGTTGGTGACTGCTGGCACCGGTTCTACATCCGGATGCTCGAGGTCGTGGAGGCGATCAAGATCGTGGAGCAAGCGGCAGCGCGGTACGACGCCCTCCACGCCGAGGGCGAGAAGACGAAGGCCGAGTTCGCGGTCCGTAAGCCGACGCTGTCCGCCGACGACGCGAAGGCCGACGACGCCACGCTCGCGGAGCTGATGCGCACCCGGTACGCGCACCGGGTGGAGCCGCCGCGGCACCTCAGCCCCGGCGAGTGCTACGTCGAAACCGAGTGCCCGCGCGGGCAGATGGGGTTCCATATTGTCGGTCGGCCGGCGAAGGAGAACGTGCCGCTCCGGGTGCGGGCGCGGTCGAGCTGTTTCGCGAACCTGAGCGTGGCGGGCGAACTGTGCAAGAGGTGCCTCGTCGCCGACGTGCCAGCAATCGTTGGGAGCATTGACGTGGTCATGGGCGAGATCGATCGATGA
- a CDS encoding FkbM family methyltransferase — protein sequence MEPISPSAPVAPPPPRRSFLFGGLLGGAAGLVGGAGGLAAAKPSGWAWSPKPEPPAEPAPAMPNEAKLSYAQFGEDIVAGGLLASVRVEKPTYLDVGAYDPVASNNTYLFYTRGARGVLVEPNVAYTDRLKSVRPGDTVLAAGIGVTDATEADYYVLTADQLNTFDKAQVEHLERTTEHRLVRVVKTPLLNINRVIADHFGGAAPDFLSVDIEGLDLAVLKTLDFGRFRPKVICVETLVTGTLAHRPEVSQLFAEKGYELRGLTFPNALFMDKRVLNKV from the coding sequence ATGGAACCGATCTCGCCCTCTGCTCCCGTTGCGCCGCCCCCGCCGCGGCGTTCGTTTCTGTTCGGCGGGTTGCTCGGCGGCGCGGCCGGGCTGGTCGGCGGTGCCGGTGGGCTCGCCGCCGCCAAGCCGTCCGGGTGGGCATGGAGCCCGAAGCCGGAGCCGCCGGCCGAGCCCGCGCCGGCGATGCCGAACGAGGCGAAGCTGTCTTACGCCCAGTTCGGCGAAGACATCGTTGCGGGCGGGCTGCTGGCGTCGGTGCGGGTCGAGAAGCCGACCTACCTGGACGTCGGCGCGTACGACCCGGTGGCGTCGAACAACACGTACCTGTTTTACACCCGCGGCGCACGCGGCGTGCTCGTGGAACCGAACGTGGCTTACACCGATCGTCTCAAAAGCGTGCGCCCCGGTGACACGGTGCTGGCGGCCGGCATCGGCGTCACAGACGCGACCGAGGCCGATTACTACGTGCTGACCGCGGACCAGTTGAACACGTTCGACAAGGCTCAGGTTGAGCACCTGGAGCGCACCACCGAGCACCGGCTGGTTCGGGTGGTCAAGACGCCGCTGCTGAACATCAACCGGGTGATCGCGGACCACTTCGGCGGGGCGGCACCGGATTTCCTCTCGGTGGACATTGAGGGGCTCGACCTCGCGGTGCTGAAAACGCTCGACTTCGGCCGGTTCCGCCCGAAGGTGATTTGCGTCGAAACGCTGGTCACCGGGACGCTGGCTCACCGGCCCGAGGTGAGCCAACTGTTCGCCGAGAAGGGCTACGAGCTGCGCGGGCTGACGTTCCCCAACGCGCTCTTCATGGACAAGCGGGTACTGAACAAGGTGTGA
- a CDS encoding GDSL-type esterase/lipase family protein, giving the protein MLYPLPPVPEPEPMLALVLASTLAADLPVAPPPRPVDPFAKWEKNILAHEKRLTAAPPKPGSVFFAGSSSIVGWDVKKFFPGAGYINVGFGGSVIADSTHFAPRILTPYKPGTIVFYAGDNDIGRGIKPEQVAADFKAFVAAVRKDNPSCRVLFVAVKPSLARWKLFEAQKKANALVRAYCESETGLVFVDIVPLMLGSDGKPVAELFVKDGLHMTPKGYELWTAAVSKALR; this is encoded by the coding sequence ATGCTGTACCCACTCCCTCCCGTACCGGAACCCGAACCGATGCTCGCGCTCGTGCTCGCTTCGACCCTCGCCGCCGACCTCCCGGTCGCGCCCCCGCCGCGCCCCGTGGACCCGTTCGCCAAGTGGGAGAAGAACATTCTCGCGCACGAGAAGCGGCTGACCGCGGCCCCTCCCAAACCCGGGAGCGTGTTCTTCGCGGGCAGTTCCAGCATCGTGGGCTGGGACGTGAAGAAGTTCTTCCCGGGCGCCGGTTACATCAACGTCGGGTTCGGCGGCTCGGTGATCGCGGACAGCACCCACTTCGCGCCCCGCATCCTGACCCCGTACAAGCCCGGCACGATCGTGTTCTACGCCGGCGACAACGACATCGGCCGCGGGATCAAACCCGAACAGGTGGCGGCGGACTTCAAGGCGTTCGTCGCGGCGGTCCGCAAGGACAACCCGTCGTGCCGGGTGCTGTTCGTCGCCGTGAAGCCGAGCCTCGCACGGTGGAAGCTCTTCGAGGCACAAAAGAAGGCTAACGCCCTCGTTCGCGCCTACTGCGAGAGCGAGACCGGACTGGTGTTCGTGGACATCGTTCCGCTGATGCTCGGTTCCGACGGCAAACCGGTTGCGGAACTGTTCGTGAAGGACGGGCTGCACATGACCCCCAAGGGCTACGAGTTGTGGACCGCCGCAGTCAGTAAAGCGCTGCGCTGA
- a CDS encoding right-handed parallel beta-helix repeat-containing protein: MSTCQRVGFTLALLVTVGSYGTAAEVYVSPTGSDDATGTLERPFATIQRAQAAVGPGDTVFVRGGTYKLTESDIARKHRIWAYVTELSKSGERGKPIRYFAYKDERPVFDLSAVKPAGLRVDAFFVSGSWVHLRGLEVTGVQVTAKGHTQSIGFENGGSHNVYERLTVRDGQAIGFYITRGSDNLVLNCDAHNNHDATSEDGKGGNVDGFGCHPPKGGTGNVFRGCRAWLNSDDGFDCISAHEPVVFDHCWAFRNGYSAKGERLADGNGFKAGGYGSAPAARLPDPIPRHVVRFCLAVGNKNSGFYANHHPGGCDWVNNTASRNGADFNMLGRKADNTTDVDGYGHKLVNNLIYPPRRGVVRMDATKCELAGNSFTLDLKLTDKSFAGLDEAELTRARWADGGLPDISLLRPVAGGPLVGAGTDAGAPAKGGEKPNVGALDPKP; this comes from the coding sequence ATGAGCACCTGCCAACGGGTCGGCTTCACCCTGGCGTTGTTGGTCACCGTCGGCAGTTACGGCACCGCCGCCGAGGTGTACGTCTCCCCAACTGGAAGCGACGACGCCACCGGCACCCTGGAACGGCCGTTCGCCACCATCCAGCGCGCGCAGGCGGCGGTCGGCCCGGGCGATACCGTCTTCGTCCGCGGCGGCACCTACAAGCTGACCGAATCCGATATCGCCCGGAAGCACCGGATCTGGGCGTATGTCACCGAGTTGAGCAAGAGCGGCGAGCGTGGCAAACCGATCCGCTACTTCGCGTACAAGGACGAGCGCCCAGTGTTCGACCTGTCCGCGGTCAAACCGGCCGGGTTGCGGGTGGACGCGTTCTTCGTCAGCGGGTCGTGGGTTCACCTCCGCGGGCTCGAAGTGACCGGGGTGCAAGTGACTGCCAAAGGGCACACCCAGTCCATCGGGTTCGAGAACGGCGGTAGCCACAACGTGTACGAGCGGCTCACGGTTCGTGACGGGCAAGCGATCGGCTTCTACATCACCCGCGGGTCGGACAATTTGGTACTCAACTGCGACGCTCACAACAACCACGACGCCACCTCGGAGGACGGCAAGGGCGGGAACGTGGACGGGTTCGGGTGCCACCCGCCGAAGGGCGGCACCGGGAACGTGTTCCGCGGGTGCCGCGCTTGGCTCAACAGCGACGACGGGTTCGACTGCATCAGCGCTCACGAGCCGGTCGTATTTGATCACTGCTGGGCGTTCCGCAACGGGTACTCGGCCAAAGGGGAGCGACTGGCGGACGGGAACGGGTTCAAGGCCGGCGGCTACGGGAGCGCCCCGGCGGCCCGGCTCCCGGACCCGATTCCCCGGCACGTGGTTCGGTTCTGCCTGGCGGTTGGAAACAAGAACAGCGGGTTCTACGCCAACCACCACCCGGGCGGGTGCGACTGGGTGAACAACACCGCGTCCCGCAACGGCGCCGACTTCAACATGCTCGGCCGGAAGGCCGACAACACGACGGACGTGGACGGGTACGGACACAAGTTGGTCAACAACCTGATTTACCCGCCGCGGCGTGGCGTGGTGCGGATGGACGCGACGAAGTGTGAACTGGCCGGCAACTCGTTCACGCTTGATTTGAAGCTGACTGACAAGAGCTTCGCAGGGCTGGACGAGGCGGAACTGACCCGTGCTCGCTGGGCGGACGGCGGGTTACCCGACATCAGCCTCCTGCGACCGGTAGCGGGCGGCCCACTGGTCGGGGCGGGAACGGATGCGGGTGCCCCTGCGAAAGGGGGCGAGAAGCCAAATGTCGGGGCGCTCGACCCGAAACCTTGA
- a CDS encoding response regulator, producing the protein MTATDLVMRPLGGARVLVAAGAPDDSASLTAVLRLNGFDAREAHSADAVISSVAEIRPSVLVTDLDLTDGDGCEFVSRVRRLPKAPAVVVVTGHTAGSIRRAALAAGAAAFLLKPADPIELALVVERLSGGRD; encoded by the coding sequence ATGACCGCCACGGACCTCGTCATGCGCCCGCTGGGCGGGGCGCGGGTTCTGGTCGCCGCCGGCGCTCCAGACGACTCGGCCAGTCTGACCGCCGTGTTACGGCTCAACGGGTTCGATGCCCGCGAGGCGCACTCCGCGGACGCGGTCATCAGCTCGGTGGCCGAAATCCGACCCTCCGTACTCGTGACCGACCTGGACCTGACGGACGGTGACGGGTGCGAGTTCGTGAGCCGGGTGCGGCGGTTACCGAAAGCGCCGGCGGTCGTCGTGGTGACGGGGCACACGGCCGGTAGCATTCGGCGCGCGGCCCTGGCGGCGGGTGCGGCGGCGTTCTTACTGAAGCCGGCCGACCCGATCGAACTTGCCCTGGTGGTCGAGCGGCTCAGCGGGGGCCGCGATTAA
- a CDS encoding NADH-quinone oxidoreductase subunit C, whose translation MTASETIALLQSQFGSVITGAKADALDPFVTVEPAELVNVCVFLRDDPRLKFALLNDITGVDYLEPDPKKVAKAGFEPHVEVLYHLSSFAFPGRRFTLKLVLPRWKSDQPGQLPEVPSVAGVWKTADWHEREVYDLVGVFFTGHPNLVRILLNDDWVGHPLRKDYEFPLEYHGIRCR comes from the coding sequence ATGACCGCCAGCGAAACCATCGCACTGCTGCAATCGCAGTTCGGCTCTGTGATCACCGGCGCGAAGGCCGACGCGCTCGATCCGTTCGTTACGGTCGAGCCCGCGGAACTGGTGAACGTGTGCGTGTTCCTGCGCGACGACCCGCGGTTGAAATTCGCGCTGCTCAACGACATCACCGGGGTCGATTACCTCGAACCGGACCCGAAGAAGGTGGCGAAAGCCGGGTTCGAGCCGCACGTCGAAGTGCTTTACCACCTGTCGAGCTTCGCGTTCCCGGGGCGCCGGTTCACGCTCAAACTGGTGCTGCCGCGCTGGAAGAGCGACCAACCCGGACAGCTGCCGGAAGTGCCGAGCGTGGCCGGCGTGTGGAAGACCGCCGACTGGCACGAGCGCGAGGTGTACGATCTCGTGGGGGTGTTCTTCACCGGGCACCCGAACCTCGTGCGCATCCTGCTCAACGACGACTGGGTGGGGCACCCGTTGCGCAAAGATTACGAGTTCCCGCTCGAGTACCACGGCATCCGGTGCCGCTGA
- a CDS encoding DUF4058 family protein produces MPLRDHFRPPLADKRRWDVLHGQWPAMIVQRLFPLLPERFYAGPSVHLSHSFEVDIGAMDEGDAEPSDSSAYQDSGGGVAVQARPTVTPAPTLTVETEWPDQEEYEVRIYDEDRGGRLVAAVEIVSPANKDRPESRKAFVAKCAAMLQQDVCVSIVDVVTVKQFNLYAELMELLDRTDPALKPEPPSVYAVTLRGRKRPKKKSQLDVWFYPLVIGQPLPALPLWLDANLSVMLDLEGSYEDACRVLRIA; encoded by the coding sequence ATGCCGCTGCGCGACCATTTCCGCCCGCCGCTCGCCGATAAACGCCGCTGGGACGTCCTTCACGGGCAATGGCCCGCGATGATCGTGCAGCGCCTGTTCCCGCTGCTGCCGGAGCGGTTCTACGCCGGCCCGAGCGTCCACCTCAGTCACTCGTTCGAGGTCGACATCGGCGCGATGGACGAAGGAGACGCTGAACCGAGCGACTCAAGCGCGTACCAGGACTCGGGGGGAGGGGTGGCAGTCCAGGCGCGGCCGACCGTCACTCCGGCGCCAACGCTCACCGTCGAAACCGAATGGCCCGACCAGGAAGAGTACGAGGTTCGCATATACGACGAGGACCGCGGCGGCCGGTTGGTTGCCGCGGTCGAGATCGTGAGCCCGGCCAACAAGGACCGGCCCGAGAGTCGTAAGGCGTTCGTCGCCAAGTGCGCCGCCATGCTCCAGCAGGACGTGTGCGTGTCGATCGTGGATGTGGTCACGGTCAAGCAGTTCAACCTGTACGCGGAACTGATGGAGTTGCTCGACAGGACTGACCCCGCACTGAAACCGGAACCGCCATCGGTGTACGCCGTAACGCTTCGTGGGCGAAAGCGACCCAAGAAAAAATCGCAGCTCGATGTCTGGTTCTATCCGCTGGTTATCGGTCAACCGCTGCCGGCGCTGCCGTTGTGGCTCGATGCTAACCTTTCCGTCATGCTCGACCTCGAAGGCAGTTACGAGGACGCGTGCCGGGTGCTGCGGATCGCGTAA